One genomic segment of Bifidobacterium breve DSM 20213 = JCM 1192 includes these proteins:
- the rpsG gene encoding 30S ribosomal protein S7 has translation MSRKGPSKKHVVLPDPIYGSTVVAQLINKILLDGKKSIAEDIVYSALDMVKEKSDQEPVAVLKRALDNIRPSLEVRSRRVGGATYQVPVEVKPNRANTLSLRWLTDFSRARREKTMAERLANEILDASNGLGASVKRREDTHKMAEANKAFAHYRW, from the coding sequence ATGTCACGTAAGGGACCTTCCAAGAAGCACGTCGTGCTGCCCGATCCGATCTACGGTTCCACCGTGGTGGCGCAGCTCATTAACAAGATTCTGCTTGACGGCAAGAAGTCGATCGCCGAGGACATCGTGTACTCCGCGCTCGATATGGTCAAGGAGAAGTCCGACCAGGAGCCGGTGGCTGTGCTCAAGCGCGCCCTGGACAACATCCGTCCGTCCCTCGAGGTTCGCTCCCGCCGTGTCGGTGGCGCTACCTACCAGGTGCCGGTCGAGGTCAAGCCGAACCGCGCCAACACCCTGTCGCTGCGCTGGCTGACCGATTTCTCCCGCGCCCGTCGTGAGAAGACCATGGCCGAGCGTCTCGCCAACGAGATCCTCGATGCCTCCAACGGTCTCGGCGCTTCCGTCAAGCGTCGCGAGGACACCCACAAGATGGCTGAGGCCAACAAGGCCTTCGCTCACTACCGCTGGTAG
- the rpsL gene encoding 30S ribosomal protein S12, whose protein sequence is MPTIEQLVRKGRQAKPKKSKTLALKGSPLRRGVCTRVYTTTPKKPNSALRKVARVRLSSGIEVTAYIPGEGHNLQEHSIVLVRGGRVKDLPGVRYHIVRGALDTQGVKDRKQGRSLYGAKKAK, encoded by the coding sequence TTGCCTACTATTGAACAGCTCGTCCGTAAGGGACGTCAGGCAAAGCCGAAGAAGTCCAAGACTTTGGCCCTGAAGGGAAGCCCGCTGCGTCGTGGCGTGTGCACCCGTGTTTACACCACCACCCCGAAGAAGCCGAACTCGGCTCTGCGTAAGGTCGCCCGTGTGCGCCTGTCCTCGGGCATCGAAGTCACCGCCTACATTCCGGGCGAGGGCCACAACCTGCAGGAGCACTCCATCGTGCTCGTGCGCGGCGGCCGTGTGAAGGATCTGCCGGGTGTGCGTTACCACATCGTGCGTGGTGCGCTCGATACCCAGGGTGTCAAGGACCGTAAGCAGGGTCGTTCCCTGTATGGAGCAAAGAAGGCGAAGTAA